A DNA window from Vigna angularis cultivar LongXiaoDou No.4 chromosome 1, ASM1680809v1, whole genome shotgun sequence contains the following coding sequences:
- the LOC108342807 gene encoding protein MODIFIER OF SNC1 1 isoform X3, with protein MTSSMLSGERRWASSSRRGGMTVLGKVAVPKPINLPSQRLENHGLDPNVEIVPNWGSRSSSSTSNAWGSSLSPKTDGGASSPSHLSARPSSGGSGTRPSTAGSDRVLEPTANSWGTNSRPSSASGVLSKTQSSLTSLRPRSAETRPGSSQLSRFAEPLTENSGAWNAARTTEKLGVAQPKNEEFSLSSGDFPTLGSDKDKSVLNSELQDQNSQAHPDSSSELRKEINETPVIEDDHVNANIKGESVNSWRRDYQVYNEEGVRPGIEKWQGNSQLYPNAGIPPQHYEAWHGPPVNNPQGCVWFRGPPSGPPFGNPVTPSGFPMEPFPYYRPHMPPAGLANPPPVPPSGAGPRGHHKNGDVYRPHIADAFIRPGIPMRPGFYPGSMAYEGYYSPPMGYCNANERDVPFMGMAAGPPVFNRYSNQNPPEPGNAHGRSAGYGNTGKQLTSEQVESGHPPDTAGPYRVLLKQHPESDGKNKSTNFEDSEKTNALYADGRGQPRMTVWENEPRSNYRKNEDMDLRTITHGEVSSQTSENKVSSSSVIKGKSLESSGNIKLDDNSARKLETVASDMLEISPKPSAPKDASLIQKIEGLNAKARDNSSARNREEQRSKFHTSNAAIDHVENTVGADVFPARTHATENINPAHHEMGAAGAGKNFESLSSSGTATSRQSAHGMQGRGDHRNKGRSNNLDADGWRKKSVVEDSLASSGVQLEASNVLVGDHQISVQTNDRSGSYNQARHFGESVQTWSDSGDSHAQRAKMKELAKQRTRQLQEEEEERTRKQKAKALAKLDELNKRSQAGDGPTQKEYITNPQMQEEEDEWTRKQKANAFAKLDELNKQSQAGDGSTQKEYVTNPAIHNKPEELQPSEPKTTTVNSAVNEPSISRVEKSPVLLVEPTVETLKSSIHEPILKQNQVVALHHDINNADATNPLHAHNNVASKQKRMNYKQKQNLPFEKTSSDKVVSTTSTALKVENEARIDVSLSSGGVTNEISSVCGSDLPMNSAAVVESSANPKKKNIRNSKNKQKHDESSTQAVLLIPKETNLSKSSVEGDKSKASDFELEQGVLQPAPLSKDPNQFPEQHRYSSNEESHGRQNSQWKSQHSLRMPRNMQTNRPAEKSHGTDAVMWAPVKPQNKSEIMDELVDKSKTEAVNPVKNEEQVHNSKNKRAEMERYIPKPVAKEMAQQGNILQVASSSNQSLTNDSIGRVDSGSQGPQVIQHTNTVVGKVGSGMESKIRDGRHTKQGKAHGSWRQRNITESTNVHDELDHDSNSEPNVQKPTEHYHDHKSEASFVKGGQTKHFSDTGEVNGSNNSNSNDSAAWASGPVKDHAATGRGRRAPFRGHKGAGGNREVDNKRNSWEADKVETLISSSEHGQPDIGMASKENRGVGERLMSQWQPKSQASSNHRGNISSDQNVSSVVVGGNKMDPTHSGEFLPVSRGKSSNAHISQPFYDQPVSEKSKAGEAPHFINQEGKKERRHAPSKRQQYSPNLASVTLIEQAPTSPDLLQDQRPSSGSGKNVNQNRFRRGHESHGNLKLPTQDNRHYNQPTNRERQGPSTHQEYHALGAYDDGKSDNFERPKNGSHGERRFRERGPTHSRRGGGNSYGRQGGFESYD; from the exons ATGACTTCAAGCATGTTGAGTGGGGAACGGAG ATGGGCCTCCTCTTCCAGAAGAGGTGGTATGACTGTTTTAGGGAAAGTTGCAGTTCCAAAACCTATCAACTTACCTAGTCAGAG GTTAGAAAATCATGGTCTGGACCCAAACGTGGAGATTGTTCCCAA CTGGGGTAGTAGATCATCATCTTCTACATCTAATGCATGGGGTTCTTCTCTGTCCCCAAAAACTGATGGTGGTGCTAGTTCACCCAGTCACCTCAGTGCCCGTCCATCATCTGGTGGAAGTGGCACACGACCTTCTACTGCTGGCAGTGATAGGGTTCTTGAGCCTACTGCTAATTCATGGGGCACAAATTCTCGGCCTTCATCAGCATCTGGGGTACTGTCAAAAACTCAGTCTTCATTGACATCATTGCGTCCTCGGAGTGCAGAAACTAGACCTGGAAGCTCTCAGCTATCTCGATTTGCTGAACCCTTGACTGAAAATTCAGGTGCCTGGAATGCTGCTAGGACTACAGAAAAACTG GGTGTTGCACAACCCAAGAATGAAGAATTTTCTCTAAGCTCTGGAGACTTTCCAACCCTTGGTTCTGATAAAGATAAGTCTGTTCTGAATTCTGAGCTGCAAG ACCAAAATTCTCAAGCTCACCCTGACTCCTCTTCTGAACTCAGGAAAGAGATAAATGAGACTCCTGTTATTG aagaTGATCATGTAAATGCAAATATTAAGGGTGAAAGTGTAAATTCTTGGAGGAGAGATTATCAGGTTTATAATGAGGAAGGTGTGAGGCCAGGCATAGAGAAATGGCAGGGAAACTCTCAGCTTTATCCTAATGCTGGTATTCCTCCTCAACACTATGAAGCTTGGCATGGTCCTCCGGTAAATAACCCTCAGGGCTGTGTTTGGTTCAGGGGTCCTCCCAGTGGTCCCCCATTTGGAAATCCTGTTACTCCAAGTGGCTTTCCAATGGAACCATTTCCATATTACCGTCCACACATGCCCCCTGCTGGTCTTGCAAACCCTCCCCCAGTTCCCCCCTCTGGAGCTGGACCACGAGGGCACCATAAGAATGGAGATGTCTACAGGCCTCATATAGCCGATGCCTTTATTCGTCCAGGCATTCCTATGAGACCTGGGTTTTATCCCGGTTCAATGGCTTATGAGGGATATTACAGTCCTCCAATGGGCTATTGCAATGCAAATGAGCGAGATGTTCCTTTCATGGGAATGGCTGCTGGACCTCCTGTCTTTAATAGGTACTCAAATCAAAATCCTCCTGAACCTGGCAATGCACATGGTAGGTCTGCTGGATATGGTAATACTGGGAAGCAATTGACTTCAGAGCAAGTGGAATCTGGCCATCCTCCTGATACTGCTGGACCATACAGAGTTCTTCTTAAGCAGCACCCTGAATCAGATGggaaaaataaatcaacaaaTTTTGAGGATTCAGAGAAAACCAATGCATTATATGCTGATGGTCGTGGCCAACCTAGAATGACTGTTTGGGAGAATGAGCCGAGATCAAACTACAGAAAGAATGAAGATATGGATCTGAGGACGATTACCCATGGTGAAGTTTCTTCTCAGACTTCAGAGAATAAAGTATCTAGTTCTTCTGTCATTAAGGGCAAATCTCTTGAAAGTTCAGGAAACATAAAACTTGATGATAATTCAGCGAGGAAATTGGAGACTGTTGCCTCAGATATGCTAGAAATCTCCCCTAAACCATCTGCTCCAAAAGATGCCAGTCTAATTCAAAAGATCGAGGGTTTAAATGCAAAGGCTAGGGATAATTCATCTGCTCGAAATAGAGAGGAGCAAAGGAGTAAATTTCATACAAGTAATGCTGCGATAGACCATGTGGAAAATACTGTCGGTGCTGATGTGTTTCCAGCACGTACTCATGCCACAGAAAATATAAATCCTGCCCATCATGAAATGGGCGCTGCTGGTGCTGGAAAGAATTTTGAATCCTTGTCTTCCAGTGGAACTGCCACATCCAG GCAATCTGCTCATGGAATGCAAGGGAGAGGTGATCATCGTAACAAAGGAAGATCAAACAATCTAGATGCTGATGGTTGGCGAAAGAAATCTGTGGTTGAAGATTCTTTAGCCTCATCAGGTGTACAGTTGGAAGCATCTAATGTTCTTGTGGGTGATCATCAAATATCTGTTCAGACCAATGACAGGTCAGGATCCTATAACCAAGCAAGGCACTTTGGAGAATCTGTTCAAACCTGGTCTGATTCTGGTGACAGCCATGCACAG CGTGCCAAAATGAAAGAGTTAGCCAAGCAACGGACTAGACAGCTgcaggaggaagaggaggaacgGACAAGAAAGCAAAAGGCTAAAGCTCTTGCTAAGTTGGATGAGTTAAACAAGCGATCTCAAGCAGGAGATGGACCAACTCAGAAAGAGTATATTACAAATCCTCAAATGCAGGAAGAAGAGGATGAATGGACAAGAAAGCAAAAGGCGAATGCTTTTGCAAAGTTGGATGAGTTAAACAAGCAATCTCAAGCAGGTGATGGCTCAACTCAGAAAGAGTATGTGACAAATCCTGCCATCCATAATAAGCCAGAGGAGTTGCAACCTTCTGAGCCAAAAACTACAACTGTCAATTCTGCTGTAAATGAACCCAGCATTAGTAGAGTGGAAAAATCACCAGTCTTGCTTGTCGAACCAACTGTTGAGACACTTAAAAGTTCTATCCATGAGCCTATTCTGAAGCAGAATCAAGTTGTGGCGCTGCATCATGATATTAATAATGCTGATGCTACTAATCCCTTGCATGCTCATAACAATGTTGCCTCAAAGCAGAAGCGAATGAACTATAAACAGAAGCAAAATCTTCCTTTTGAGAAAACATCAAGTGACAAAGTTGTCTCTACCACCTCAACTGCCCTGAAAGTTGAGAATGAGGCAAGGATTGatgtttctctctcttctgGTGGTGTTACAAACGAAATTAGTTCAGTCTGTGGCTCTGACTTACCCATGAATTCAGCTGCTGTGGTTGAGTCTTCAGCAAACCcaaaaaagaagaatattaGGAATAGtaaaaacaaacagaaacatgACGAAAGTTCAACTCAGGCTGTACTACTAATACCAAAAGAAACCAATCTTTCCAAAAGCTCGGTTGAAGGTGACAAGTCCAAGGCTTCTGACTTTGAGTTAGAACAGGGTGTACTTCAACCGGCGCCCCTATCTAAAGATCCAAATCAGTTTCCAGAGCAACACAGATATTCATCAAATGAGGAATCCCATGGTAGACAGAATAGCCAGTGGAAATCACAGCATTCTCTTAGGATGCCAAGAAATATGCAGACCAATAGACCGGCAGAGAAATCCCATGGGACTGATGCTGTGATGTGGGCACCCGTTAAACCACAGAACAAGAGTGAGATCATGGATGAATTGGTGGATAAAAGTAAAACTGAGGCAGTTAATCCTGTAAAGAATGAGGAGCAGGtgcataattcaaaaaataagaGGGCAGAAATGGAGAGATATATTCCAAAACCTGTTGCAAAAGAAATGGCTCAGCAAGGAAATATTCTACAGGTAGCTTCATCAAGCAATCAGTCTCTTACTAATGATAGCATTGGGAGAGTTGATTCCGGGTCACAGGGCCCCCAAGTCATTCAGCATACTAATACAGTTGTTGGAAAAGTGGGTTCTGGGATGGAGTCTAAAATTAGAGATGGCAGGCATACTAAGCAGGGAAAAGCACATGGGTCGTGGCGGCAACGAAATATAACTGAATCAACTAATGTGCATGATGAACTGGACCATGATTCAAACTCTGAACCAAATGTTCAGAAACCAACAGAGCATTATCATGATCACAAGTCTGAAGCAAGCTTTGTGAAAGGAGGGCAAACCAAGCACTTCAGTGACACTGGTGAAGTCAATGGTTCTAACAATTCTAACTCTAATGATTCAGCTGCTTGGGCTTCAGGTCCTGTTAAAGATCATGCTGCAACAGGCAGAGGGAGGCGGGCCCCTTTCAGAGGACACAAGGGCGCAGGAGGGAACCGTGAAGTTGATAACAAAAGAAATTCTTGGGAGGCAGACAAAGTTGAAACCCTTATTTCATCTTCTGAGCATGGTCAACCAGATATTGGGATGGCTTCTAAAGAAAATCGAGGTGTGGGTGAACGTTTGATGTCTCAGTGGCAACCTAAATCTCAAGCATCTAGTAATCACAGAGGAAATATATCAAGTGACCAGAATGTTAGCTCGGTAGTTGTTGGAGGTAACAAAATGGATCCCACCCACAGCGGGGAATTTCTTCCAGTGAGCCGGGGCAAGAGTTCCAATGCTCACATCTCACAGCCTTTCTATGATCAACCAGTCTCTGAGAAAAGCAAGGCCGGGGAAGCTCCCCATTTTATTAACCAAGAGggtaagaaagagagaagacaTGCTCCGTCAAAAAGGCAACAGTACTCCCCGAATCTGGCTTCTGTTACCTTAATTGAGCAGGCTCCAACAAGTCCAGATCTTTTGCAGGACCAACGCCCATCGTCTGGGTCTGGAAAAAATGTGAATCAAAATCGGTTTCGAAGAGGACATGAATCACATGGAAATTTGAAGCTACCAACCCAGGATAATCGACATTATAATCAACCTACAAACCGGGAGAGGCAGGGCCCAAGCACGCATCAGGAGTATCACGCACTTGGCGCATATGATGATGGCAAATCGGACAACTTTGAAAGACCTAAAAATGGTAGCCATGGTGAAAGAAGATTCAGGGAGAGAGGTCCAACTCATTCACGCCGAGGTGGGGGTAACTCTTATGGACGCCAGGGTGGTTTTGAATCTTATGACTAG
- the LOC108342807 gene encoding protein MODIFIER OF SNC1 1 isoform X1, translating to MTSSMLSGERRWASSSRRGGMTVLGKVAVPKPINLPSQRLENHGLDPNVEIVPKGTLSWGSRSSSSTSNAWGSSLSPKTDGGASSPSHLSARPSSGGSGTRPSTAGSDRVLEPTANSWGTNSRPSSASGVLSKTQSSLTSLRPRSAETRPGSSQLSRFAEPLTENSGAWNAARTTEKLGVAQPKNEEFSLSSGDFPTLGSDKDKSVLNSELQDQNSQAHPDSSSELRKEINETPVIEDDHVNANIKGESVNSWRRDYQVYNEEGVRPGIEKWQGNSQLYPNAGIPPQHYEAWHGPPVNNPQGCVWFRGPPSGPPFGNPVTPSGFPMEPFPYYRPHMPPAGLANPPPVPPSGAGPRGHHKNGDVYRPHIADAFIRPGIPMRPGFYPGSMAYEGYYSPPMGYCNANERDVPFMGMAAGPPVFNRYSNQNPPEPGNAHGRSAGYGNTGKQLTSEQVESGHPPDTAGPYRVLLKQHPESDGKNKSTNFEDSEKTNALYADGRGQPRMTVWENEPRSNYRKNEDMDLRTITHGEVSSQTSENKVSSSSVIKGKSLESSGNIKLDDNSARKLETVASDMLEISPKPSAPKDASLIQKIEGLNAKARDNSSARNREEQRSKFHTSNAAIDHVENTVGADVFPARTHATENINPAHHEMGAAGAGKNFESLSSSGTATSRQSAHGMQGRGDHRNKGRSNNLDADGWRKKSVVEDSLASSGVQLEASNVLVGDHQISVQTNDRSGSYNQARHFGESVQTWSDSGDSHAQRAKMKELAKQRTRQLQEEEEERTRKQKAKALAKLDELNKRSQAGDGPTQKEYITNPQMQEEEDEWTRKQKANAFAKLDELNKQSQAGDGSTQKEYVTNPAIHNKPEELQPSEPKTTTVNSAVNEPSISRVEKSPVLLVEPTVETLKSSIHEPILKQNQVVALHHDINNADATNPLHAHNNVASKQKRMNYKQKQNLPFEKTSSDKVVSTTSTALKVENEARIDVSLSSGGVTNEISSVCGSDLPMNSAAVVESSANPKKKNIRNSKNKQKHDESSTQAVLLIPKETNLSKSSVEGDKSKASDFELEQGVLQPAPLSKDPNQFPEQHRYSSNEESHGRQNSQWKSQHSLRMPRNMQTNRPAEKSHGTDAVMWAPVKPQNKSEIMDELVDKSKTEAVNPVKNEEQVHNSKNKRAEMERYIPKPVAKEMAQQGNILQVASSSNQSLTNDSIGRVDSGSQGPQVIQHTNTVVGKVGSGMESKIRDGRHTKQGKAHGSWRQRNITESTNVHDELDHDSNSEPNVQKPTEHYHDHKSEASFVKGGQTKHFSDTGEVNGSNNSNSNDSAAWASGPVKDHAATGRGRRAPFRGHKGAGGNREVDNKRNSWEADKVETLISSSEHGQPDIGMASKENRGVGERLMSQWQPKSQASSNHRGNISSDQNVSSVVVGGNKMDPTHSGEFLPVSRGKSSNAHISQPFYDQPVSEKSKAGEAPHFINQEGKKERRHAPSKRQQYSPNLASVTLIEQAPTSPDLLQDQRPSSGSGKNVNQNRFRRGHESHGNLKLPTQDNRHYNQPTNRERQGPSTHQEYHALGAYDDGKSDNFERPKNGSHGERRFRERGPTHSRRGGGNSYGRQGGFESYD from the exons ATGACTTCAAGCATGTTGAGTGGGGAACGGAG ATGGGCCTCCTCTTCCAGAAGAGGTGGTATGACTGTTTTAGGGAAAGTTGCAGTTCCAAAACCTATCAACTTACCTAGTCAGAG GTTAGAAAATCATGGTCTGGACCCAAACGTGGAGATTGTTCCCAA GGGTACACTCAGCTGGGGTAGTAGATCATCATCTTCTACATCTAATGCATGGGGTTCTTCTCTGTCCCCAAAAACTGATGGTGGTGCTAGTTCACCCAGTCACCTCAGTGCCCGTCCATCATCTGGTGGAAGTGGCACACGACCTTCTACTGCTGGCAGTGATAGGGTTCTTGAGCCTACTGCTAATTCATGGGGCACAAATTCTCGGCCTTCATCAGCATCTGGGGTACTGTCAAAAACTCAGTCTTCATTGACATCATTGCGTCCTCGGAGTGCAGAAACTAGACCTGGAAGCTCTCAGCTATCTCGATTTGCTGAACCCTTGACTGAAAATTCAGGTGCCTGGAATGCTGCTAGGACTACAGAAAAACTG GGTGTTGCACAACCCAAGAATGAAGAATTTTCTCTAAGCTCTGGAGACTTTCCAACCCTTGGTTCTGATAAAGATAAGTCTGTTCTGAATTCTGAGCTGCAAG ACCAAAATTCTCAAGCTCACCCTGACTCCTCTTCTGAACTCAGGAAAGAGATAAATGAGACTCCTGTTATTG aagaTGATCATGTAAATGCAAATATTAAGGGTGAAAGTGTAAATTCTTGGAGGAGAGATTATCAGGTTTATAATGAGGAAGGTGTGAGGCCAGGCATAGAGAAATGGCAGGGAAACTCTCAGCTTTATCCTAATGCTGGTATTCCTCCTCAACACTATGAAGCTTGGCATGGTCCTCCGGTAAATAACCCTCAGGGCTGTGTTTGGTTCAGGGGTCCTCCCAGTGGTCCCCCATTTGGAAATCCTGTTACTCCAAGTGGCTTTCCAATGGAACCATTTCCATATTACCGTCCACACATGCCCCCTGCTGGTCTTGCAAACCCTCCCCCAGTTCCCCCCTCTGGAGCTGGACCACGAGGGCACCATAAGAATGGAGATGTCTACAGGCCTCATATAGCCGATGCCTTTATTCGTCCAGGCATTCCTATGAGACCTGGGTTTTATCCCGGTTCAATGGCTTATGAGGGATATTACAGTCCTCCAATGGGCTATTGCAATGCAAATGAGCGAGATGTTCCTTTCATGGGAATGGCTGCTGGACCTCCTGTCTTTAATAGGTACTCAAATCAAAATCCTCCTGAACCTGGCAATGCACATGGTAGGTCTGCTGGATATGGTAATACTGGGAAGCAATTGACTTCAGAGCAAGTGGAATCTGGCCATCCTCCTGATACTGCTGGACCATACAGAGTTCTTCTTAAGCAGCACCCTGAATCAGATGggaaaaataaatcaacaaaTTTTGAGGATTCAGAGAAAACCAATGCATTATATGCTGATGGTCGTGGCCAACCTAGAATGACTGTTTGGGAGAATGAGCCGAGATCAAACTACAGAAAGAATGAAGATATGGATCTGAGGACGATTACCCATGGTGAAGTTTCTTCTCAGACTTCAGAGAATAAAGTATCTAGTTCTTCTGTCATTAAGGGCAAATCTCTTGAAAGTTCAGGAAACATAAAACTTGATGATAATTCAGCGAGGAAATTGGAGACTGTTGCCTCAGATATGCTAGAAATCTCCCCTAAACCATCTGCTCCAAAAGATGCCAGTCTAATTCAAAAGATCGAGGGTTTAAATGCAAAGGCTAGGGATAATTCATCTGCTCGAAATAGAGAGGAGCAAAGGAGTAAATTTCATACAAGTAATGCTGCGATAGACCATGTGGAAAATACTGTCGGTGCTGATGTGTTTCCAGCACGTACTCATGCCACAGAAAATATAAATCCTGCCCATCATGAAATGGGCGCTGCTGGTGCTGGAAAGAATTTTGAATCCTTGTCTTCCAGTGGAACTGCCACATCCAG GCAATCTGCTCATGGAATGCAAGGGAGAGGTGATCATCGTAACAAAGGAAGATCAAACAATCTAGATGCTGATGGTTGGCGAAAGAAATCTGTGGTTGAAGATTCTTTAGCCTCATCAGGTGTACAGTTGGAAGCATCTAATGTTCTTGTGGGTGATCATCAAATATCTGTTCAGACCAATGACAGGTCAGGATCCTATAACCAAGCAAGGCACTTTGGAGAATCTGTTCAAACCTGGTCTGATTCTGGTGACAGCCATGCACAG CGTGCCAAAATGAAAGAGTTAGCCAAGCAACGGACTAGACAGCTgcaggaggaagaggaggaacgGACAAGAAAGCAAAAGGCTAAAGCTCTTGCTAAGTTGGATGAGTTAAACAAGCGATCTCAAGCAGGAGATGGACCAACTCAGAAAGAGTATATTACAAATCCTCAAATGCAGGAAGAAGAGGATGAATGGACAAGAAAGCAAAAGGCGAATGCTTTTGCAAAGTTGGATGAGTTAAACAAGCAATCTCAAGCAGGTGATGGCTCAACTCAGAAAGAGTATGTGACAAATCCTGCCATCCATAATAAGCCAGAGGAGTTGCAACCTTCTGAGCCAAAAACTACAACTGTCAATTCTGCTGTAAATGAACCCAGCATTAGTAGAGTGGAAAAATCACCAGTCTTGCTTGTCGAACCAACTGTTGAGACACTTAAAAGTTCTATCCATGAGCCTATTCTGAAGCAGAATCAAGTTGTGGCGCTGCATCATGATATTAATAATGCTGATGCTACTAATCCCTTGCATGCTCATAACAATGTTGCCTCAAAGCAGAAGCGAATGAACTATAAACAGAAGCAAAATCTTCCTTTTGAGAAAACATCAAGTGACAAAGTTGTCTCTACCACCTCAACTGCCCTGAAAGTTGAGAATGAGGCAAGGATTGatgtttctctctcttctgGTGGTGTTACAAACGAAATTAGTTCAGTCTGTGGCTCTGACTTACCCATGAATTCAGCTGCTGTGGTTGAGTCTTCAGCAAACCcaaaaaagaagaatattaGGAATAGtaaaaacaaacagaaacatgACGAAAGTTCAACTCAGGCTGTACTACTAATACCAAAAGAAACCAATCTTTCCAAAAGCTCGGTTGAAGGTGACAAGTCCAAGGCTTCTGACTTTGAGTTAGAACAGGGTGTACTTCAACCGGCGCCCCTATCTAAAGATCCAAATCAGTTTCCAGAGCAACACAGATATTCATCAAATGAGGAATCCCATGGTAGACAGAATAGCCAGTGGAAATCACAGCATTCTCTTAGGATGCCAAGAAATATGCAGACCAATAGACCGGCAGAGAAATCCCATGGGACTGATGCTGTGATGTGGGCACCCGTTAAACCACAGAACAAGAGTGAGATCATGGATGAATTGGTGGATAAAAGTAAAACTGAGGCAGTTAATCCTGTAAAGAATGAGGAGCAGGtgcataattcaaaaaataagaGGGCAGAAATGGAGAGATATATTCCAAAACCTGTTGCAAAAGAAATGGCTCAGCAAGGAAATATTCTACAGGTAGCTTCATCAAGCAATCAGTCTCTTACTAATGATAGCATTGGGAGAGTTGATTCCGGGTCACAGGGCCCCCAAGTCATTCAGCATACTAATACAGTTGTTGGAAAAGTGGGTTCTGGGATGGAGTCTAAAATTAGAGATGGCAGGCATACTAAGCAGGGAAAAGCACATGGGTCGTGGCGGCAACGAAATATAACTGAATCAACTAATGTGCATGATGAACTGGACCATGATTCAAACTCTGAACCAAATGTTCAGAAACCAACAGAGCATTATCATGATCACAAGTCTGAAGCAAGCTTTGTGAAAGGAGGGCAAACCAAGCACTTCAGTGACACTGGTGAAGTCAATGGTTCTAACAATTCTAACTCTAATGATTCAGCTGCTTGGGCTTCAGGTCCTGTTAAAGATCATGCTGCAACAGGCAGAGGGAGGCGGGCCCCTTTCAGAGGACACAAGGGCGCAGGAGGGAACCGTGAAGTTGATAACAAAAGAAATTCTTGGGAGGCAGACAAAGTTGAAACCCTTATTTCATCTTCTGAGCATGGTCAACCAGATATTGGGATGGCTTCTAAAGAAAATCGAGGTGTGGGTGAACGTTTGATGTCTCAGTGGCAACCTAAATCTCAAGCATCTAGTAATCACAGAGGAAATATATCAAGTGACCAGAATGTTAGCTCGGTAGTTGTTGGAGGTAACAAAATGGATCCCACCCACAGCGGGGAATTTCTTCCAGTGAGCCGGGGCAAGAGTTCCAATGCTCACATCTCACAGCCTTTCTATGATCAACCAGTCTCTGAGAAAAGCAAGGCCGGGGAAGCTCCCCATTTTATTAACCAAGAGggtaagaaagagagaagacaTGCTCCGTCAAAAAGGCAACAGTACTCCCCGAATCTGGCTTCTGTTACCTTAATTGAGCAGGCTCCAACAAGTCCAGATCTTTTGCAGGACCAACGCCCATCGTCTGGGTCTGGAAAAAATGTGAATCAAAATCGGTTTCGAAGAGGACATGAATCACATGGAAATTTGAAGCTACCAACCCAGGATAATCGACATTATAATCAACCTACAAACCGGGAGAGGCAGGGCCCAAGCACGCATCAGGAGTATCACGCACTTGGCGCATATGATGATGGCAAATCGGACAACTTTGAAAGACCTAAAAATGGTAGCCATGGTGAAAGAAGATTCAGGGAGAGAGGTCCAACTCATTCACGCCGAGGTGGGGGTAACTCTTATGGACGCCAGGGTGGTTTTGAATCTTATGACTAG